The nucleotide window AATATTTGAATTCAGATATTGGCTAAATGCAAAGAATCATAAAATTTTGAAAGAAATTTTCACTAGAACTTTTATTTCTCAAATATATTTCTCTTATACTTGGATTATCATTTATCACAGGCAATACTTGGAGGTAAACATTAAATATCCCCACCCaacaacaaaaagaaataaataataataagttggACTAATAACATGGAGATAAAATAACCACAAATCTTCATAATACAGAAATAAGCAACAGAAAAAGATAAGAAGTGATGGGTACCTTACAAACTTGTCCTTCTGACCATAACCACAATCGAACATCATTGAAGGTCAGATACATGAATAACTCTACAAACAAGGAATCAAcattaaaattagtaaattaataatcaaaacaTCCACTAAAAGAACAAACAGTTCATATTCAAATTGATTCAATGTCAACCTGCATAAAACAAAACTACTTCCAATTCCACCCTTAATCTTCattgaaaaaatcaaaaaaactaAATAGCTAAACAAAATCCTTAAGCATAATTAGCTAAAACAAACTACAACTTGAAGGATCCATCAAGTATCCGATCTAGATCACAATGAAATGAGATAAACCCcaaaaaattcaagaaaaaaaaaatcaaaaaaatgcaGAAAAATAAAGGGGGTGAAAGAAACATACATAAATAAGAGGGTTAGATATAGGATTGAATGAAATTATGTAGCTGAGTAGTTGAAATCTCGTGAAGATGGGACGTTTTCTGAGTAAAATTATGAGTCTGAGCAAAGTTGACTAGGAATTTAATGGTCGACAGAGAGATAAGAAGTGTAAAAACTAAAGAGTTAGAGAGAAAAAGTAAAGGAGTAAGAGAGGGAAGAAATGGAAGTCAAAGTGAAGAAGATGGAGATGGATGTAGGATTGAGGATTGATATTAGAAGCTTAGGTAGATATTTCACTGGGGAAATTGCCGGCCACCGGCGATTGGACTGCGTAAACGACTTTTACTTGTTGTACATGACTCATGAAAATTTTGTcccatatgttttttttttttaaaaaaaaaaattaagtaggCTAGAGAAATTTCttagcaaagaaaaaaaattaatattttgtagtttttagataaattttttattcttttttaccTTTCTTAACtgaataaaacaatataacataaaataaaataaaaaaatttctaatttcaaaaatcatttctttttgtatttctttttatatgccgaacttgttatatatatatatatatatatatatatatatatatatatatatatatatatatatatatatatatatatatatatatatatatatatatatatatatatatatattatttttgagcTTTTATTTCTAATAGAATTTATGAGCTTCTTTAagtgaataaaataataataaaataaaataaaaagtatattaatttctttttatatgcCTATGTTATTGAATTAATTTGCATTAATTACTATCAATTTTTATGGTTGATAGTAAGCCTCCATTCtctttatttttgcttttttgtttttgttacaAATAAAGTTCATTCTTTCTATATTATAGAATTATTCTATTCATTTAATGGATTCGATCTACCTATATATTGGGTTTAAAGTCTCTTGTGAGAGTTTAgaatcttattattaatttgatggcCTTACGAGTGTCAATTCTGCTAATACAATCAATTTTATCACACTTATCTCTATTTCAATGTCAAATCAGATCTAACCCTCAGAGGAGACAGTATCAAACAATAATGTGATAGAGGGAAGACTTTAGTGTCTAATCTCTTTTATAATGATAGTGactttttctatataaaattttgtttgattaaaattgttatgtatttgatcGATTGTTACTTTATAGTAGATGTCATATGACATTTTTATGAACAAACTATTAGGttcctttttaaaaatataattaataaaataataataaaatagaataaaatgaaACTAATAGTTAACTAATTTCGTTTCATATGCATATATTgctgaataaataattttatattttgtattactTTTTGACCTTTCCAAtgttattaaaacaataattaagtTAAGTGTTTATTCGCTGTTGTCTAGTAGTAATAGACTAACAGTGAATAGAGacttaggtaaaaaaaaaaagtcaatatttttatttgctgttactaacaaacAGACCTGGTCAAAGCAAGTCAAAACCTCTATTATCTGTTAGTAACAGAGAACAGAGGTTTGACCAGATATGCTTTTATTCGTTAAGTAACAGCGAACAGgaatttgactatttttttgaccTGCTTCCTaagttcgctgttactaacagcgaacacaTACCGAATCTAGCTTATGAGCCATAAACAGTTATTTTACTTGACTTGACCAACTATTCTCTTGTTTGTTGTGACGTGGAGACGCTTGAAAAACtgcaaaaaaaactcatttttttatcaaaattttctattaaaaaacaatttatttCAAAAGTTCAATTTATATGATCCGTGAACTTTTCTATTAGTCTTATTTTAGGTTGCACGCTTTATTTAAGTGAGCAAACATGTTGGCCATGCTGCCCATGCATACACCAAACCAAGGCTTCCTACTTTAATATGATATGCATTACAAATTCATAAGAATCGGTAATTTTCTgatgcaaagaaaatatatacatttttaATCCAAATGTACATCTAAGATTAGCACAATTACAGTACAAAAGAAAAGctacaaaacatatacaaatcTAAAAGTAGTAATCTACCCTAAGAACTTGGACCTTATGAAAGGCGGctgcagcagcagcagcagctgcTCATATATGAACGAGTTCCACTTATTCGGCTGCCAATTTATTTTGCCCTAAAGTGCCCCTCAAATAAGGTATTTGAGAGGATGTCTCGGATCTTCAACAATCCAATTAACCAAATTTAAGATAGATGATTATGCAAGCTAAACTATAAAAAAGACGacctcttttttttgtttttttttcgtgCCCAGATGAGATATCTAGCTAGTAACTAAGGAAATATACAAACTACAAAGGATCTGTACAACCGAAGAGACAACAGAAAGATAATAACAGAAATCTAACCGCTAAAGCAAATGTACAATACAAGTTAGGCACTAACTCTGGTTTTTAATAATCTTAACACTGCTGTAGAAGCGCTTGAAATCCTTCATTGCCTTCTCTTCTATCTGAATGGAACGGATTGAAGAGGGTGAATCCACCTCAGGTTTAAACCAACGGCTTGGTGTGACAGATTCAGATGGTGATCCTTGCCCAGTCGAAACTGCAAATCCAGTTGTCTTCGTTTTTGGGCTATGTGCGAGATATTGGTTTTTACCCTGAAGCACACAAGAACCAAATTTGACAAGGTAAGGTAAGGTAAGGTAAGGGAGCCTACATTCCTGTTTGCTTTACGATAAATAAATGGAAAATATGATAAGACTTCAGAGTAAAACTCAGTAGAAAGGTTAAGCCCACTTATAGGTTAGCACCTTATGCACATAAGAAAGGTTAAACACCAATGTGTGAAGCAACAGAAAGAAAGAGGCAGCAATCCCAATCAGTCTAAGGAGTGTGGACATCTTCGCACTATTCTAAGCACTGCGGGTTATTCTTTCTATATTAGAATTCCGCAAATAAATATTACTTATTCCTAGATTATTCAATGGTATATTTTAGACTTATAGACTACCCAACGAAAACACTTTCACATTGTAAAAAGGATGCATTTGTTCTAGTATAAACAAGCACAAATCAGATAAAAGACAAAACACAAAATCACACTAGCAACATATTTGTTTCAGTTCTCATTATCTTTACTCCCTCGCAGAATGGACAGGAACTACTGAAGTAAATAAGGGAGAAAAAGAGCTACATGACATCTTAGCATCATAAATGATACCTGCTGCATTTGTATGTCCCTAAGAGAGGGCCGAGAAAGTTGAGGTGGAGTCCCGGAAGCAGCCCAAGGAGGAGTGCTTTTGTCTACATCAGATAATTGTGATGTGCGAACTGGTACCACCGGTATCGGGTTAGATGCCAGGAAAGAACTCAGCAAGATTTTCCCATTACTTCTATCAAGTAGCTCTTCCGGCTTATCTTTGTTTCTAGTGGGCGGATTACTGATTGATTTACTTTGTTCATTCTGGATTTCACGAAGAGAGGCAGACATTTTTGAAACCTTAGAACCACCCCAAGCTGGACCATCGCATTTGGGTGAAGGAAGTGGTGGTGGACTAACAACTTTTTTGCTAGGCTCGTCAAGAGCACCGCTCAAAAACATAGAGAGCCCTCCCTTTCTGCTCTTCTTTTTGGTTGCCCTTGCCAATGAACCTTCATTCTTCACGAAGCTGGCAGAGTCTTTCTTTTCAGAAGTACATGAGGAAACATTGACAACTCGATCTTTGGGATCCGCTACAACCTAAgattacaaattaattaaaagatcAGTAAACTAAACTAAACAGCTGCTCATGCCCCAGAAAATGTAAACAAGCTAATCATTCAAAatataagaaaagaaaaaaatgtttgCAATCCACATTCGACAACCTATTTGACCTTAAGCTTTTCTTCAAAGTAAAATTCAGACATGCACATTCCTCCTAGTTGGGCGAAAATGTTTACATTTTTTAAACTAAAGCTATTTAACAGAAATTCTCACACACATAAAGAATGCAAGAGAAAGATTACCTTCCCCTCAGCCAAATTCGACATGTTGAGCTCCACAGCAGTCTCCATTGGGTTCAATTCCACTTCCGGACCAGAATAAGCATCAGTTTGAGACACCTTCTGTTTGTTCTTTCTCCTCTGCTTCTTTGACATCCCCACCTTCGAGGCCTTACTATCAGCTGCAACTGAAGTAGAGGATTTTTCCACTGTTATGTCAATGGGAACACCCAGCTCCGCAAGTGAACTCTCTAGTACAGGTCTGGTTTGCAACTTGGCTATCTGCTGGTCATCAAGAACATGCCCCTTGGATTGCTTTGCCTCAAGAACCTCAATCTGTTGCAACTTTTTTCGCAATACTCTGATTTTCCTGCATAATTCTTGATCTCCATCGTTTGTGGATTGCAGAAATTTGCCAAATCTGAGATAACCGTCTTTCTTTGAACCGTCTGTCACAGAGTCTCTATCCCTGGTCCTGGGAGACTCATCATCACTATTTTCCTCTTCACTATATACAATAGCAGGAAAAGTAGCTGTTGGAGTAGGAAGACGGCGATAACTCCATGGTTCGGTAGACCTCATGTCCAGCAGTTTTTCGATATGAACTAAAATTTCTGGCGAAGCAGTAGCAACAGCATTTGATGAGACCATGAAAATATAGTCAAGGTTGCGGATGACAATTTCCTGCAAATACAGCTTCCAAATCAGATGCAAAGCGTAGAGTTGAACATGAGATACATGCTCCTTTGAAGCACCAAAAATTTCAGACACCAACTTTGAAGTACCAAACCAAAATACTTGCTCCTAACCTAGATCAATGAAGTTCATCACTTTAAAAATAGGACCCTCCTATAccccttttaatttttatagcCTTTAAGGGTAAAAAGTGGTGGCAGTAAGGGAAGACAGGTAAATTTAATAGTAAAACAGCCTACCTGGAAAAAGCTTACAAATAACAAGAAAACAAGCTACAATATACATCTATACAAGAAAAGGTGGACACAGAAGTTGTACAAATGAAAGGAGCCCAAATCCGTCAAGTGCTACAAGTCTAGTAATTGTAACTATCATTTATTAAGATCTACATTGTCCGAAGGAAAAACTCAGGCTTCTTCATCTGAAAAGTTATATAATACAGTACTGTTAATACTGTAATAGCCATGAACATATGTTATTTACCTACCATCACCAGAATTTTTCATGTCTCTAAGtagaaataaattcattatCAAATACAAAAAGATGAGGACTTTGCAGTTGATAAGTAAACACAAATACTTCTCTAGTCATACTCTCCCAACTGAGGAAAAACCCAATCCCACAGAAAATAAGTTTAttaccaaacaaaatcaagttACATCATCTACAGCTCCTAACAGGTGATCCTACTCCTCAAACTTTTAGTGATCCTCTAGACTCAAAAAGTCTGAACAGTTTAGGAGGTTGTTCTAGAAGTAACAAATGGGAAATCTTACTTGTTCACGACAAGTGTTCCACGATTTCATAAAATTTAAGGCGAACACAGCGTTACCAAAGCAGAAAAAGTTATTAGAGGCAATAACTAACACCTCATTCTATTATCATAGACTAATAGATGAATCATGGCCACAGTATcatgtgcaaaacaaaaatcatcaaAAGTCATGTCAGCTAGTCTCATACCTCGCAGTACTTTTGAAGACCATCTGCGCCTAAGGTATCTGCAATTTCCAACATTTGCAAAGCATTCCGTGGTTCTACCAAACATTGTGCAGCCACTTTCTCACAAAGGCCCTTTAAACTCGGCACTAACCTGTCaccaacaatctcattttccaaaCTGGTTTTAGTGGTGTCAGGCTCCATGTCATTGAACATAAATCCCTCATCTAACTCTCCTAATACATCATTTGAAACAGGTTCTGAATTTTCACTGTCCATGATAGCATTGACAGGATATGCAGGATGGTAAGTTGATCCAACAATGAGTAGATGTGTTTCACCCACAGCAACTTTAGTTGCCATTTTTACACCATGTAGTCTAGTTACTTCGGGAAGTTTGTCCTTACCCTTTTTCCCATCCCACATGTAGATGTCACCAGATGATGTGACTGCAGCGCTCCAATACTTGCCAGCAGAAATACCAGCAATTTTCTTCCCATTAAGATGATATAACTGCAGAAACAATCAAAATAACATTATTGTTAGTGCAACCACCGACACAACCGACACAATGACattgtcaaaaaaaattatgtaacaACAACCAACCTGTTGGCATTTGAGGTCAGGGTCACATGAAATCCAGTAAAATAACGCTCCATCATCAGTTAGAGCCATGCTATACACCGTACCTGCTGCGATAGAAACTACATGAAGTCGCTCCCTTCTATAAAACTTTAACGGAGCACTtccatttttcttcaaattccTGGCAACGATCACGCGTCTCGGTGTTACAAGTCGATGACCCCAGGTAAATACCTGCAACCAAGCATAATGAACCGCCATTAAAagacatttaattaaaaaaatacactaTAAAACTGGGATACCTCTCCATCTGCTCCAAGGACCACTGTATGATATTTTGAAGCAGAAACCGTTGTAAAGAACCTTCCTTTCAAATATTCAACCAATCGTGGAGTATTATTGGAGCTAGAGTTTGATGTACCATAACCAAGCTGTCCTTCCTTATTGCAACCCCATGTAAAGACTTCACCAGACTCCGAAACAGCAGCAGAGTGTTTATTTGCTGCAGCAACTGCTAAGATTTTCACCTTGAGGGAACTAACCCTTCGGGGGGTTGGTTGAGTGTCCACAGAAGCATAGCCAAGTTGGCCctctaaaaataatttacaGGGAATGTATTCATAAGTGAAAACAGAAACATTATTTTCAGTTCTCTCTCTTCTCCATCAAACATTCAATGTGTCAGAAATAGGGATATGATATGATAGATATACCGAATTGAGCCAAAAGAATACCTCTATTAGATCCCCACGTGAAAACTTCGCCACTTTCTGTAGCAATTATTGTGTGATGTTTTGCAGCCGCAACTGCCTTGACCCGGCGAGAACCAAGGCCTGAAATCACTTGTCTTGGTGTAATTACTGCAGCTTGTCCACTGTAAGAAGACACTAAAAATCAGAATCTTGGCACTGTACACTGCAGTACTACACACCATCCAGCAGTTAAAATATGGAGATACAATACAACTGAAAATACAAAGTCTAAA belongs to Amaranthus tricolor cultivar Red isolate AtriRed21 chromosome 17, ASM2621246v1, whole genome shotgun sequence and includes:
- the LOC130804483 gene encoding uncharacterized protein LOC130804483 yields the protein MEGSFSPQGPKHSPQSHGRKYTQKDIWLSVKEGCLADVDVALAQLKKNGGNINLRNTFGLTLLHIATWRNHIPIVRRLLAAGADPDARDGESGWSSLHRALHFGHFAIASVLLQAGASISIEDSKLRTPIDLLSGSLSQNLGQDLASVKTEIFSWGSGTNYQLGTGNAHIQKLPCKLDELNGSFIKFIDASKFHSLAVTGRGELYTWGFGRGGRLGHPEFDIHSGQAAVITPRQVISGLGSRRVKAVAAAKHHTIIATESGEVFTWGSNREGQLGYASVDTQPTPRRVSSLKVKILAVAAANKHSAAVSESGEVFTWGCNKEGQLGYGTSNSSSNNTPRLVEYLKGRFFTTVSASKYHTVVLGADGEVFTWGHRLVTPRRVIVARNLKKNGSAPLKFYRRERLHVVSIAAGTVYSMALTDDGALFYWISCDPDLKCQQLYHLNGKKIAGISAGKYWSAAVTSSGDIYMWDGKKGKDKLPEVTRLHGVKMATKVAVGETHLLIVGSTYHPAYPVNAIMDSENSEPVSNDVLGELDEGFMFNDMEPDTTKTSLENEIVGDRLVPSLKGLCEKVAAQCLVEPRNALQMLEIADTLGADGLQKYCEEIVIRNLDYIFMVSSNAVATASPEILVHIEKLLDMRSTEPWSYRRLPTPTATFPAIVYSEEENSDDESPRTRDRDSVTDGSKKDGYLRFGKFLQSTNDGDQELCRKIRVLRKKLQQIEVLEAKQSKGHVLDDQQIAKLQTRPVLESSLAELGVPIDITVEKSSTSVAADSKASKVGMSKKQRRKNKQKVSQTDAYSGPEVELNPMETAVELNMSNLAEGKVVADPKDRVVNVSSCTSEKKDSASFVKNEGSLARATKKKSRKGGLSMFLSGALDEPSKKVVSPPPLPSPKCDGPAWGGSKVSKMSASLREIQNEQSKSISNPPTRNKDKPEELLDRSNGKILLSSFLASNPIPVVPVRTSQLSDVDKSTPPWAASGTPPQLSRPSLRDIQMQQGKNQYLAHSPKTKTTGFAVSTGQGSPSESVTPSRWFKPEVDSPSSIRSIQIEEKAMKDFKRFYSSVKIIKNQS